Proteins from a single region of Nocardioides anomalus:
- the rplI gene encoding 50S ribosomal protein L9 codes for MKLILTQEVTGLGAPGDVVEVKDGYGRNYLVPRGVAIRWTRGAEKTVESIKKARSARAVRDHDSAETIKTKLEAEPVQVKVRAGDGGRLFGAVTVTDIADALTEATGQDVDKRTIALGNPIKALGNHEITVRLHDEVSATVALNVVPAQG; via the coding sequence ATGAAGCTGATCCTCACCCAGGAGGTCACCGGCCTCGGTGCCCCCGGCGACGTCGTCGAGGTCAAGGACGGCTACGGCCGCAACTACCTCGTCCCGCGCGGTGTCGCCATCCGCTGGACCCGCGGTGCCGAGAAGACCGTCGAGTCCATCAAGAAGGCGCGCTCCGCGCGCGCCGTCCGCGACCACGACTCCGCCGAGACCATCAAGACCAAGCTCGAGGCCGAGCCCGTCCAGGTCAAGGTCCGCGCCGGCGACGGCGGCCGCCTCTTCGGCGCCGTCACCGTCACCGACATCGCCGACGCCCTCACCGAGGCCACCGGCCAGGACGTCGACAAGCGCACCATCGCCCTCGGCAACCCGATCAAGGCCCTGGGCAACCACGAGATCACCGTCCGCCTCCACGACGAGGTCTCCGCGACGGTGGCCCTGAACGTCGTCCCGGCTCAGGGCTGA
- the rpsR gene encoding 30S ribosomal protein S18, with translation MPKAVIRKPKKKVCQFCKEKATSVDYKDSALLRKFISDRGKIRARRVTGNCVQHQRDVAIAVKNAREMALLPYTSTAR, from the coding sequence ATGCCCAAGGCAGTGATCCGCAAGCCCAAGAAGAAGGTCTGCCAGTTCTGCAAGGAGAAGGCGACCTCCGTCGACTACAAGGACTCCGCGCTGCTGCGCAAGTTCATCTCCGACCGCGGCAAGATCCGCGCGCGTCGCGTGACCGGCAACTGCGTCCAGCACCAGCGGGACGTCGCCATCGCGGTCAAGAACGCCCGTGAGATGGCGCTGCTGCCCTACACGTCCACCGCTCGCTGA
- a CDS encoding single-stranded DNA-binding protein: protein MAGETIITVVGNLTDDPELRFTPSGAAVANFTVASTPRNFDKNTNEWVDGEAMFLRCSIWRQAAENVAESLQRGMRVVVQGRLKARSYEDREGQKRTVFELEVDEVGPSLKFATAKVNRTSRQGGGGGYSGGGGGGGYSGGGGGGGQSAPADDPWATPAPAGGGQGGGQGGGGGAPANDPWAAPGVGNDEPPF, encoded by the coding sequence ATGGCAGGCGAGACCATCATCACCGTGGTCGGCAACCTCACCGACGACCCCGAGCTGCGCTTCACGCCCTCGGGCGCCGCGGTCGCCAACTTCACGGTGGCCTCGACCCCTCGCAACTTCGACAAGAACACCAACGAGTGGGTCGACGGCGAGGCCATGTTCCTGCGCTGCTCCATCTGGCGCCAGGCGGCGGAGAACGTCGCCGAGTCGCTCCAGCGGGGCATGCGGGTGGTCGTCCAGGGTCGGCTCAAGGCCCGTTCTTACGAGGACCGTGAGGGCCAGAAGCGCACGGTCTTCGAGCTCGAGGTCGACGAGGTCGGCCCCTCGCTGAAGTTCGCCACCGCCAAGGTCAACCGCACCAGCCGCCAGGGCGGCGGGGGCGGCTACTCCGGCGGCGGTGGTGGCGGCGGCTACTCCGGTGGCGGCGGCGGTGGCGGCCAGTCCGCGCCCGCCGACGACCCGTGGGCCACACCGGCCCCGGCCGGCGGCGGCCAGGGCGGTGGCCAGGGTGGCGGTGGCGGTGCCCCCGCCAACGACCCCTGGGCCGCGCCGGGCGTCGGCAACGACGAGCCCCCGTTCTGA
- the rpsF gene encoding 30S ribosomal protein S6, protein MRAYEVMVILDPSLEERTVGPSLDKYLNVIRKDGGSVESVDVWGRRRMSYEIKKNQEGIYAVVSLTAEPATVKELDRQLTLNESVLRTKVLRPAH, encoded by the coding sequence TTGCGTGCCTACGAAGTCATGGTGATCCTCGACCCGAGCCTCGAGGAGCGGACGGTCGGACCGTCGCTCGACAAGTACCTCAACGTCATCCGCAAGGACGGCGGTTCGGTCGAGTCGGTCGACGTCTGGGGCCGTCGCCGCATGTCCTACGAGATCAAGAAGAACCAAGAGGGCATCTACGCGGTCGTCTCGCTGACCGCCGAGCCCGCCACGGTCAAGGAGCTCGACCGCCAGCTCACGCTGAACGAGTCGGTCCTGCGCACCAAGGTCCTGCGCCCGGCGCACTGA
- a CDS encoding serine/threonine-protein kinase — protein MLRRHRPLAGRFVLLEEIGRGGTATVHRARDLQTRRHVAAKVGRPQHLSAEREHRVEHPHVLPALAWAATDDVAVLATELVAAGTLQDRLRRGPLPPAEVTRLLGQLLDALVAVHASGLVHGDVKPANLLLRDGHHLLLADFGVSTRAGEAAPLSGTPSHLAPERQAGAPPHPSQDVYAAGLVARRALGAPAPLLTLCDSMTRREADKRPTAAQAGRRLRELSGPC, from the coding sequence GTGCTCCGTCGCCACCGTCCGCTCGCCGGGCGCTTCGTGCTGCTCGAGGAGATCGGCCGCGGCGGGACCGCGACCGTGCACCGGGCCCGGGACCTGCAGACCCGCCGCCACGTCGCGGCGAAGGTCGGGCGACCCCAGCACCTGAGCGCCGAGCGCGAGCACCGCGTCGAGCACCCCCACGTCCTGCCCGCCCTGGCCTGGGCCGCGACCGATGACGTGGCCGTGCTCGCCACCGAGCTGGTCGCGGCCGGCACGCTCCAGGACCGGCTGCGCCGCGGCCCCCTCCCGCCGGCCGAGGTGACCAGGCTGCTGGGCCAGCTCCTCGACGCCCTCGTCGCCGTCCACGCCAGCGGCCTGGTCCACGGCGACGTCAAGCCGGCCAACCTGCTCCTGCGCGACGGTCACCACCTGCTCCTGGCCGACTTCGGCGTCAGCACCCGGGCCGGCGAGGCCGCCCCGCTCAGCGGTACGCCGTCCCACCTCGCCCCCGAGCGCCAGGCGGGCGCGCCGCCCCACCCCAGCCAGGACGTGTACGCCGCGGGGCTGGTCGCCCGCCGCGCGCTGGGCGCACCCGCGCCGCTGCTCACCCTGTGCGACTCGATGACGCGCAGGGAGGCGGACAAGCGCCCGACCGCGGCCCAGGCCGGGAGGAGGCTGCGCGAGCTCAGCGGGCCGTGCTGA
- a CDS encoding helix-turn-helix transcriptional regulator, with protein MKPNRAGLARAVKRARDRVQPGDVGLPAGHHRRVPGLRREELALLAGISVDYVVRLEQGRGPRPSEQVLTALCRALRLDTDERDELFNLAGTAPPHAGLIDLHVRPSVLRLIDRFHDLPALVVSAKGDVLAWNAMSSALHGDWSALRPERRNHARLRFLTDPADPPRSVVGGRPGEREETARQTVGNLRSVAARYPDDPGLARLLEDLHAGSAEFRELWATAEPGGWRSHTKSVLHPEVGELVLECDLLHVPDVDQSVLVYSAAPGTREADALALLRVLGTQELSTAR; from the coding sequence GTGAAGCCGAACCGCGCCGGGCTGGCCCGCGCCGTCAAGCGGGCCCGCGACCGGGTGCAGCCCGGGGACGTCGGCCTGCCCGCCGGTCACCACCGCCGGGTGCCGGGGCTGCGGCGCGAGGAGCTGGCCCTGCTGGCGGGGATCAGCGTCGACTACGTCGTCCGGCTCGAGCAGGGCCGCGGCCCGCGCCCCTCGGAGCAGGTGCTCACCGCCCTGTGCCGGGCGCTGCGGCTGGACACCGACGAGCGCGACGAGCTGTTCAACCTGGCCGGCACCGCACCTCCGCACGCCGGGCTGATCGACCTGCACGTGCGCCCGAGCGTGCTGCGCCTCATCGACCGGTTCCACGACCTGCCCGCGCTCGTGGTCAGCGCGAAGGGCGACGTGCTGGCCTGGAACGCCATGTCGTCGGCCCTGCACGGTGACTGGTCCGCGCTGCGGCCCGAGCGCCGCAACCACGCCCGGCTGCGCTTCCTCACCGACCCCGCCGACCCGCCGCGCAGCGTCGTCGGCGGCCGGCCGGGCGAGCGCGAGGAGACCGCCCGGCAGACGGTGGGCAACCTGCGCTCGGTCGCGGCCCGCTACCCCGACGACCCGGGCCTGGCCCGGCTGCTGGAGGACCTGCACGCGGGCTCGGCGGAGTTCCGCGAGCTCTGGGCCACGGCCGAGCCCGGCGGCTGGCGCAGCCACACCAAGTCGGTGCTCCACCCCGAGGTCGGCGAGCTGGTCCTGGAGTGCGACCTGCTGCACGTCCCCGACGTCGACCAGAGCGTGCTCGTCTACTCCGCCGCTCCGGGCACGCGGGAGGCCGACGCCCTGGCCCTGCTGCGGGTGCTCGGCACCCAGGAGCTCAGCACGGCCCGCTGA
- a CDS encoding SDR family NAD(P)-dependent oxidoreductase, with the protein MTTSTTTALITGANKGLGAETARRLAALGWTVWMGARSVEAATTAADAVRAQQPDADLRVVQLDVTDDASVTAARDTVAGSGTGLDVLVNNAGIAAGGYDTLATVPADFLATYGVNVLGPVRVTHAFLPLLRASARPRIVMVSSGLGSIEHVLDPERIESTVPGFVYQSSKAALDMIAVQYAKALPEVRVSTVDPGYTATDLNGHSGPQTVTEGTDAIVAAASADVVPDHKFDRGHLGLDVGAPA; encoded by the coding sequence ATGACCACCTCCACGACCACCGCACTGATCACCGGGGCCAACAAGGGCCTCGGCGCCGAGACCGCCCGCCGCCTCGCCGCCCTCGGCTGGACCGTCTGGATGGGCGCCCGCTCCGTCGAGGCCGCGACCACCGCCGCCGACGCCGTCCGCGCCCAGCAGCCCGACGCCGACCTCCGGGTCGTCCAGCTCGACGTCACCGACGACGCCTCCGTCACGGCGGCGCGCGACACCGTGGCCGGGTCCGGCACCGGCCTCGACGTCCTCGTCAACAACGCCGGCATCGCCGCCGGCGGCTACGACACCCTCGCCACCGTCCCGGCCGACTTCCTCGCGACGTACGGCGTCAACGTGCTCGGCCCGGTGCGCGTGACCCACGCGTTCCTGCCGCTGCTGCGCGCGTCCGCCCGGCCGCGGATCGTCATGGTCTCCAGCGGGCTCGGCTCGATCGAGCACGTGCTGGACCCCGAGCGCATCGAGTCGACCGTGCCCGGGTTCGTCTACCAGTCGTCCAAGGCCGCGCTGGACATGATCGCGGTGCAGTACGCCAAGGCCCTGCCCGAGGTGCGCGTGAGCACCGTCGACCCGGGCTACACCGCCACCGACCTCAACGGTCACAGCGGTCCGCAGACCGTCACCGAGGGGACCGACGCGATCGTGGCGGCGGCCAGCGCCGACGTGGTCCCGGACCACAAGTTCGACCGCGGCCACCTCGGTCTGGACGTCGGCGCCCCCGCCTAG
- a CDS encoding deoxyribonuclease IV, which produces MDIGAHVEQTDPIAEAQARGTTLVQFFLGDPQSFKGPVVKYAGGPDGLRADAEAAGVDLYVHAPYLINVATTNNRQRIPGRKLLQQHMDAAAEIGAKGLIVHGGHVQDDDDPAKGFDNWRKAIEATDIKIPLLIENTAGGTNAMCRYLDRIAGVWEAISNAEGFDQVGFCLDTCHAHAGGNKLETVVEDVLAITGRIDLVHCNDSRDEFDSGADRHANFGAGKIDADLLAGVVREAGAPVICETPGGAAEHEADFAWLRERL; this is translated from the coding sequence ATGGACATCGGTGCCCACGTCGAGCAGACCGACCCGATCGCGGAGGCGCAGGCGCGCGGCACCACGCTGGTGCAGTTCTTCCTCGGCGACCCGCAGAGCTTCAAGGGCCCGGTCGTGAAGTACGCCGGCGGCCCGGACGGCCTGCGGGCCGACGCCGAGGCCGCCGGCGTCGACCTCTACGTGCACGCGCCGTACCTCATCAACGTGGCCACGACCAACAACCGCCAGCGCATCCCCGGCCGCAAGCTGCTCCAGCAGCACATGGACGCCGCGGCCGAGATCGGCGCCAAGGGGCTGATCGTGCACGGCGGCCACGTGCAGGACGACGATGACCCGGCCAAGGGCTTCGACAACTGGCGCAAGGCCATCGAGGCCACCGACATCAAGATCCCGCTGCTCATCGAGAACACCGCCGGCGGCACCAACGCCATGTGCCGCTACCTCGACCGGATCGCCGGGGTGTGGGAGGCGATCTCGAACGCCGAGGGGTTCGACCAGGTCGGCTTCTGCCTCGACACCTGCCACGCTCACGCCGGCGGCAACAAGCTGGAGACCGTGGTCGAGGACGTCCTGGCGATCACCGGACGCATCGACCTGGTGCACTGCAACGACAGCCGCGACGAGTTCGACTCCGGCGCCGACCGGCACGCGAACTTCGGGGCCGGCAAGATCGACGCCGACCTGCTGGCCGGCGTGGTCCGCGAGGCCGGCGCCCCGGTCATCTGCGAGACGCCCGGCGGCGCGGCCGAGCACGAGGCCGACTTCGCGTGGCTGCGCGAGCGGCTCTGA
- a CDS encoding ArnT family glycosyltransferase, with the protein MSLATAVRPAPSPAPDPTPAGPDRARWERPALLVLLAGTAVLYLWGLGTSGWANSFYAAAAQAGSASWKAFFFGSSDAANAITVDKTPLSLWPMALSIRVFGLSSWSLLVPQALEGVAAVGLLHATVRRTTGSAAAGLLAGLVLATTPVAVLMFRFDNPDSLLVLLLIGSAYATLRAVETERHPVRWLALAGALVGLAFLTKMLQAFLVVPAMGLAYLLLARSPFAKRLGHLAVGLLALVASAGWWVAIVSLWPAGSRPYIGGSQENSVLELTLGYNGLGRLTGDETGSVGGGGPGGGAGGGMWGDTGIGRLLSSEVGGQAGWLLPAALVLLVAGLWLTHREPRTGPVRAGLVVWGGWLLVTAATFSFMAGIFHAYYTVALAPAIAALVGTGAWLLWTHRRSLVSGLAASLTVSLTTVLAFFLLDRTPDFLPWLRWVVLVGGVLTALALSGLGLLPRRLAAGVAATALVLGLAGPAAYAVQTAGTAHTGSIPSAGPSAQGGPGAGPGGMRMPTGGARAGGAGGLLTGSDPGAQLTALLEADASDYTWVAAAVGSNSASGYQLATQEPVLAIGGFNGSDPSPTLAQFQQHVADGEIHYFIAGGMGGFGGNQMGGSSASSEIAAWVEATFTAQTVDGVTLYDLTAAS; encoded by the coding sequence ATGAGCCTCGCGACCGCGGTCCGACCCGCGCCCTCCCCCGCCCCTGACCCGACGCCGGCCGGACCGGACCGCGCCCGCTGGGAGCGGCCGGCGCTGCTGGTGCTCCTGGCCGGCACCGCCGTCCTCTACCTCTGGGGGCTCGGGACGTCGGGGTGGGCGAACAGCTTCTACGCCGCGGCCGCCCAGGCCGGGTCGGCGTCGTGGAAGGCCTTCTTCTTCGGCTCCTCCGACGCCGCCAACGCGATCACCGTCGACAAGACGCCGCTCTCGCTGTGGCCGATGGCCCTGTCCATCCGGGTCTTCGGGCTCTCGTCGTGGAGCCTGCTCGTCCCGCAGGCGCTGGAGGGCGTGGCCGCGGTCGGGCTGCTCCACGCGACGGTCCGTCGTACGACGGGATCGGCGGCGGCCGGGCTGCTGGCCGGCCTGGTGCTGGCCACCACGCCGGTGGCGGTGCTGATGTTCCGCTTCGACAACCCCGACTCGCTGCTGGTCCTGCTGCTCATCGGGTCGGCGTACGCCACGCTGCGGGCGGTCGAGACCGAGAGGCACCCGGTCCGGTGGCTGGCCCTGGCCGGCGCCCTGGTCGGGCTGGCCTTCCTCACCAAGATGCTGCAGGCGTTCCTGGTGGTGCCGGCGATGGGCCTGGCCTACCTGCTGCTGGCCCGCAGCCCGTTCGCCAAGCGGCTCGGCCACCTGGCCGTCGGGCTGCTCGCACTGGTGGCCAGCGCCGGCTGGTGGGTGGCGATCGTGTCGCTGTGGCCGGCGGGCAGCCGCCCGTACATCGGCGGCAGCCAGGAGAACTCAGTCCTCGAGCTGACCCTGGGCTACAACGGCCTCGGCCGGCTCACCGGTGACGAGACCGGCTCGGTCGGCGGCGGCGGACCGGGCGGCGGCGCGGGCGGCGGCATGTGGGGCGACACCGGGATCGGCCGGCTGCTCAGCAGCGAGGTCGGCGGTCAGGCGGGCTGGTTGCTGCCCGCGGCGCTGGTCCTGCTGGTCGCCGGGCTCTGGCTGACCCACCGCGAGCCGCGCACCGGCCCGGTCCGCGCGGGCCTGGTCGTGTGGGGCGGCTGGCTGCTGGTCACCGCGGCGACGTTCAGCTTCATGGCGGGGATCTTCCACGCCTACTACACCGTCGCGCTGGCCCCGGCCATCGCCGCGCTGGTCGGCACCGGCGCCTGGCTGCTGTGGACGCACCGCCGCTCGCTCGTCTCCGGGCTGGCGGCCAGCCTGACCGTCTCGCTGACCACGGTGCTGGCCTTCTTCCTGCTCGACCGCACCCCGGACTTCCTGCCCTGGCTGCGCTGGGTGGTCCTGGTCGGCGGCGTGCTCACCGCGCTCGCGCTCAGCGGGCTCGGCCTGTTGCCCCGCCGCCTCGCGGCCGGTGTCGCGGCGACCGCGCTGGTCCTCGGCCTGGCCGGCCCCGCGGCGTACGCCGTGCAGACCGCGGGCACCGCGCACACCGGCTCGATCCCCAGCGCCGGCCCGAGCGCGCAGGGTGGTCCCGGCGCCGGCCCCGGCGGGATGCGGATGCCGACGGGTGGCGCTCGGGCCGGTGGTGCCGGCGGGCTGCTCACCGGCAGCGACCCGGGCGCGCAGCTCACCGCGCTGCTCGAGGCCGACGCGAGCGACTACACCTGGGTGGCCGCGGCGGTCGGGTCCAACTCCGCCTCCGGCTACCAGCTCGCGACCCAGGAGCCGGTCCTGGCCATCGGCGGCTTCAACGGCTCCGACCCGAGCCCGACGCTGGCGCAGTTCCAGCAGCACGTCGCCGACGGCGAGATCCACTACTTCATCGCCGGTGGCATGGGCGGGTTCGGCGGGAACCAGATGGGCGGCAGCAGCGCGAGCAGCGAGATCGCCGCATGGGTCGAAGCCACCTTCACCGCCCAGACCGTCGACGGCGTGACCCTCTACGACCTGACGGCGGCGTCGTGA
- a CDS encoding bifunctional glycosyltransferase family 2/GtrA family protein, with product MTALETAYEPALATVTLDVVIPVHNEEADLEASVERVRAQLARLPWSARVTIADNASTDGTAVLARRLAHRHDDVRVVHLAEKGRGRALKKVWTESDAEVLVYMDVDLSTDLKALLPLVAPLLSGHSDLAIGSRLRHDARVVRGPKREVISRGYNLLVRGTLRTRFSDAQCGFKAIRRDVARAVLPLVEDDAWFFDTELLVLAERAGLRIHEVPVDWVDDPDSRVDLARTAYDDVRGILRLGRSLLTGRLPLAEVSERLGRASADAGAGRLGLQVALFALVGVASTVAYAALFLLLRGWTGAQSANLLALLLTAVGNTAANRRLTFGVRGRRHALRHQVQGLLVFGVGLAVTSTAIAALHATGTTHRAVEVVVLTAANLAVTVMRFVTMRTWMFARRR from the coding sequence GTGACCGCGCTGGAGACGGCGTACGAGCCGGCGCTCGCGACCGTGACCCTCGACGTGGTCATCCCGGTGCACAACGAGGAGGCCGACCTCGAGGCGTCGGTGGAGCGGGTCCGCGCGCAGCTCGCCCGGCTGCCGTGGAGCGCCCGGGTGACCATCGCCGACAACGCCAGCACCGACGGCACGGCCGTCCTGGCCCGGCGCCTGGCGCACCGCCACGACGACGTCCGCGTCGTCCACCTGGCCGAGAAGGGCCGCGGCCGCGCGCTGAAGAAGGTGTGGACCGAGTCCGACGCCGAGGTCCTGGTCTACATGGACGTCGACCTCTCGACCGACCTCAAGGCCCTGCTGCCGCTGGTCGCTCCGTTGCTCAGCGGGCACTCCGACCTGGCCATCGGCAGTCGGCTGCGCCACGACGCCCGGGTCGTGCGGGGGCCGAAGCGCGAGGTGATCAGCCGCGGCTACAACCTGCTGGTCCGCGGCACGCTGCGCACCCGCTTCTCCGACGCGCAGTGCGGCTTCAAGGCCATCCGGCGCGACGTGGCCCGTGCCGTGCTGCCGCTGGTCGAGGACGACGCGTGGTTCTTCGACACCGAGCTGCTGGTCCTGGCCGAGCGCGCCGGGCTGCGCATCCACGAGGTGCCGGTGGACTGGGTCGACGACCCGGACAGCCGGGTCGACCTCGCGCGGACGGCGTACGACGACGTGCGCGGGATCCTCCGGCTCGGGCGCAGCCTGCTCACCGGCCGGCTGCCGCTGGCCGAGGTCTCCGAGCGGCTCGGCCGGGCGTCGGCCGACGCCGGGGCGGGCCGGCTCGGCCTGCAGGTCGCGCTGTTCGCGCTGGTCGGCGTGGCCTCGACGGTGGCCTACGCCGCGCTGTTCCTGCTCTTGCGCGGCTGGACCGGCGCGCAGAGCGCCAACCTGCTGGCGCTGCTGCTCACCGCGGTCGGCAACACCGCGGCCAACCGCCGGCTCACCTTCGGCGTCCGCGGGCGGCGCCACGCCCTGCGCCACCAGGTGCAGGGGCTGCTGGTCTTCGGCGTCGGCCTGGCCGTGACGAGCACGGCCATCGCCGCGCTGCACGCCACCGGGACGACGCACCGCGCCGTCGAGGTGGTCGTGCTGACCGCGGCCAACCTGGCCGTGACCGTCATGCGGTTCGTGACGATGCGGACCTGGATGTTCGCGCGGCGGCGCTGA
- a CDS encoding CHAT domain-containing protein — translation MLSAQDLHARGVAAINGGRVRAARALLERALERAADEATTGAVEASLAYVVAETGDREAAERLCRSALARDGLTAETRGSLLSQHALLVMLSGRMAEAVRELDAAIAVLGDFPVLLGRAHGNRGTAHLELGDAAAASADFAQTVVLLREAGLPHEAAMAEHNLGYARFLAGDLAGALGAMAAARDVLAATSVVTAAVCDADRAEVLMAAGLTEEGRDALDRAARAYGAARLARRRGEAELTLARSLLLSDARGAAVVARRAARRFERAELASWQRRADAVRVQGELAAAPTATSAVLEEGVRVAEALSADGLRWDAAAVRLAVARSRAEGGDRDGARRLLVRADTAAPAPLSVRLQAREVGAVLARRPADAFGHVRAGLDDLHAWQSSFGSLDLQTNVVGHGVRLAVRGLALAVRSPADTVLFEWSERARMLATRVQPVRAPQDPQTAADLAELRSGPAPEREAVLRRRVREQAWQRRGSGEVADPVELPALQASLGGAALVAYVVTATSVVALVVTADGTTRCELGSRAALDAVLSGLLPDLDMAAAALPAALAGSVRGALAARLDRAAALLVAPLADAVGDRPVVLTPSGVLAGVPWTLLPGLVGRPVTVAQSATSWLARSAEPLRLGAAGLVAGPRVPRAEAEVHAAAAAWSDAEVLAGDAATADAVSALAARVDVLHVAAHGRHTAENPLFSGLELVDGPWFGYDVDQLPGVPDVVLLSACEVGRSSVRWGEELIGLTAAWLHAGARRVVASPAAVNDDAAHDALVRVHAALATGTDPALALAGTVGAVGADAPAPFVCFG, via the coding sequence GTGCTCTCCGCCCAGGACCTCCACGCCCGTGGGGTGGCCGCCATCAACGGCGGCCGGGTCCGTGCCGCCCGCGCCCTGCTCGAGCGGGCGCTGGAGCGGGCCGCGGACGAGGCGACCACCGGGGCGGTCGAGGCCAGCCTGGCCTACGTCGTCGCGGAGACCGGCGACCGCGAGGCGGCCGAGCGGCTGTGCCGGTCCGCGCTCGCGCGTGACGGGCTGACGGCCGAGACCCGGGGCTCGCTGCTCAGCCAGCACGCGCTGCTGGTCATGCTGTCGGGCCGGATGGCCGAGGCCGTCCGCGAGCTCGACGCGGCGATCGCGGTGCTGGGCGACTTCCCCGTGCTGCTGGGCCGCGCCCACGGCAACCGGGGCACCGCGCACCTCGAGCTCGGTGACGCGGCCGCGGCGAGCGCGGACTTCGCGCAGACCGTGGTGCTGCTGCGCGAGGCCGGCCTGCCGCACGAGGCGGCGATGGCCGAGCACAACCTCGGCTACGCGCGCTTCCTGGCCGGCGACCTGGCCGGCGCGCTGGGCGCGATGGCCGCGGCCCGCGACGTGCTGGCCGCGACCAGCGTGGTCACGGCCGCCGTCTGCGACGCGGACCGCGCCGAGGTGCTGATGGCGGCCGGACTCACCGAGGAGGGACGCGACGCACTCGACCGGGCCGCCCGGGCCTACGGCGCGGCGCGGCTGGCCCGGCGCCGCGGCGAGGCCGAGCTGACCCTCGCCCGCTCGCTGCTGCTCTCCGACGCCCGCGGGGCGGCCGTGGTGGCCCGGCGGGCCGCGCGCCGGTTCGAGCGCGCCGAGCTGGCCTCCTGGCAGCGCCGGGCCGACGCCGTGCGGGTCCAGGGCGAGCTGGCCGCGGCGCCGACCGCGACGTCGGCGGTCCTGGAGGAGGGCGTCCGGGTGGCCGAGGCGCTCAGCGCCGACGGCCTGCGCTGGGACGCCGCGGCCGTGCGGCTCGCCGTGGCCCGCTCGCGCGCCGAGGGCGGGGACCGCGACGGTGCCCGCCGCCTGCTGGTCCGGGCCGACACCGCGGCCCCCGCGCCGCTCTCGGTCCGGCTGCAGGCGCGCGAGGTGGGCGCCGTCCTGGCCCGCCGGCCGGCCGACGCCTTCGGCCACGTCCGCGCCGGCCTCGACGACCTGCACGCGTGGCAGAGCTCGTTCGGCTCCCTCGACCTGCAGACCAACGTGGTCGGCCACGGTGTGCGGCTGGCGGTGCGCGGGCTGGCCCTGGCCGTCCGGTCGCCGGCCGACACCGTGCTCTTCGAGTGGTCCGAGCGCGCGCGGATGCTGGCCACCCGGGTCCAGCCGGTGCGCGCCCCGCAGGACCCGCAGACCGCGGCGGACCTGGCCGAGCTCAGGTCCGGGCCGGCGCCGGAGCGCGAGGCCGTGCTGCGGCGCCGGGTGCGCGAGCAGGCCTGGCAGCGGCGCGGGTCGGGTGAGGTCGCGGACCCGGTCGAGCTGCCGGCGCTCCAGGCGTCGCTGGGCGGGGCCGCGCTGGTGGCGTACGTCGTCACGGCCACCTCGGTGGTCGCCCTGGTCGTCACCGCGGACGGCACGACCCGGTGCGAGCTCGGCTCGCGCGCGGCGCTCGACGCGGTGCTGAGCGGGCTGCTGCCCGACCTGGACATGGCCGCGGCCGCGCTGCCGGCCGCGCTGGCCGGCTCGGTGCGCGGGGCGCTGGCCGCCCGGCTGGACCGGGCCGCGGCCCTGCTGGTGGCGCCGCTCGCCGACGCGGTGGGCGACCGGCCGGTCGTGCTCACGCCGTCGGGGGTGCTCGCCGGGGTGCCGTGGACGCTGCTGCCCGGCCTGGTCGGCCGCCCGGTGACCGTCGCCCAGAGCGCCACCTCGTGGCTGGCCCGGTCGGCGGAGCCGCTGCGGCTGGGCGCGGCCGGTCTGGTCGCCGGGCCGCGGGTCCCGCGGGCCGAGGCCGAGGTGCACGCGGCGGCCGCGGCCTGGTCGGACGCCGAGGTCCTGGCCGGCGACGCGGCCACGGCCGACGCGGTCTCGGCGCTGGCCGCCCGCGTCGACGTGCTGCACGTGGCCGCTCACGGACGGCACACCGCCGAGAACCCGCTCTTCTCCGGGCTCGAGCTGGTGGACGGCCCGTGGTTCGGCTACGACGTGGACCAGCTGCCCGGCGTACCGGACGTGGTGCTGCTCTCGGCCTGCGAGGTGGGCCGCTCCTCGGTGCGCTGGGGCGAGGAGCTGATCGGGCTCACCGCGGCCTGGCTGCACGCCGGCGCGCGGCGGGTCGTGGCCAGCCCGGCCGCGGTCAACGACGACGCCGCGCACGACGCGCTGGTGCGTGTGCACGCGGCCCTGGCCACCGGCACGGACCCGGCCCTGGCCCTGGCGGGGACCGTCGGGGCGGTCGGCGCCGACGCGCCGGCACCGTTCGTGTGCTTCGGCTGA